The Sinomonas sp. P10A9 genome includes a window with the following:
- a CDS encoding YggT family protein, with the protein MGILFAVLYLLLELFFLALVARLVFDWVQSFARSWRPRGAALVAASAVYSVTDPPMKLSRRWFKPLRLGAMSLDLAFIVLIIVVVIAMAVVTNLA; encoded by the coding sequence ATGGGCATCCTGTTCGCCGTCCTGTACCTGCTCCTTGAGCTGTTCTTCCTAGCGCTCGTCGCCCGTCTGGTGTTCGACTGGGTGCAGTCGTTCGCGAGGTCGTGGCGTCCGAGGGGCGCGGCCCTCGTGGCCGCAAGTGCCGTGTACTCGGTGACCGATCCGCCCATGAAACTGTCCCGGCGATGGTTCAAGCCACTGCGGCTTGGTGCGATGAGCCTTGACCTGGCTTTCATCGTGCTCATCATCGTCGTGGTGATCGCTATGGCGGTCGTTACGAATCTCGCGTAG
- a CDS encoding RluA family pseudouridine synthase has translation MTESEHLLVPEALTGARADAVLAELLGLSRSAAAALLSGGHVQLGGKAVAKSAKLGAGDELVVERPETRDPLEVVVETVDGLEILIDDEDFVVVDKPVGVAAHPSPGWVGPTVVGGLAAAGYRISTSGAPERAGIVHRLDVGTSGAMVVAKTEHAYTLLKQAFKERTVEKVYHAVVQGIPDPLEGTIDAPIGRHPGYDWRFAVVEDGRPSVTHYEVLEAFGRASLVEVHLETGRTHQIRVHFSALHHPCAGDLTYGADPRLAADLGLTRQWLHAYRLAFAHPRTGERVEAVSPYPADLEYALDALREGRV, from the coding sequence ATGACTGAATCCGAGCACCTGCTCGTCCCGGAAGCGTTGACCGGGGCCCGGGCGGATGCCGTGCTCGCGGAGCTCCTCGGGCTCTCACGCTCCGCAGCGGCGGCACTGTTGTCCGGCGGGCACGTGCAGCTCGGCGGCAAGGCCGTGGCCAAGTCGGCCAAGCTGGGCGCCGGGGATGAGCTCGTCGTCGAGCGGCCGGAGACGCGTGACCCTCTGGAAGTAGTGGTGGAGACAGTGGACGGACTCGAGATCCTCATCGACGACGAGGACTTCGTTGTCGTCGACAAGCCGGTAGGCGTCGCCGCCCACCCGTCACCCGGCTGGGTCGGCCCCACGGTGGTCGGGGGTCTCGCAGCAGCCGGCTACCGCATCTCCACGTCCGGGGCCCCCGAACGTGCGGGGATCGTGCACCGGTTGGACGTGGGTACTTCCGGGGCAATGGTCGTGGCCAAGACCGAGCACGCCTACACGCTGCTCAAGCAGGCGTTCAAGGAGCGCACGGTCGAGAAGGTCTACCACGCGGTGGTCCAGGGGATCCCCGACCCGCTCGAGGGGACGATCGACGCCCCGATCGGCCGTCACCCGGGCTACGACTGGCGCTTCGCCGTGGTCGAGGACGGCCGCCCCTCCGTGACGCACTACGAGGTCCTCGAAGCCTTCGGGCGGGCAAGCCTGGTCGAGGTCCACCTTGAGACCGGCCGGACCCATCAGATCCGCGTCCACTTCTCAGCCTTGCACCATCCGTGCGCCGGGGACCTCACCTACGGCGCGGATCCGCGCCTCGCTGCGGATCTGGGCCTCACGCGCCAGTGGCTCCACGCCTACCGGCTCGCCTTTGCGCACCCGCGCACGGGGGAGCGCGTTGAGGCTGTGAGTCCTTACCCGGCGGACCTCGAGTACGCCCTCGATGCTCTGCGCGAGGGGCGCGTGTAG
- a CDS encoding DivIVA domain-containing protein encodes MALTPEDVVNKRFQPTKFREGYDQDEVDDFLDEIVIELRRLNQENDELRKKVAELSSKEGAPQAAEKPAAPEVREEAKPAPAKVAEVPAPTQAAPIAPSAAPGPQAAGGRSTAAESAAGLLAMAQQMHDKHVQDGMDQRDKIIAEAQIEASGLVNDAQEKSRKTLGALEQQRSVLERKVEQLRGFERDYRSRLKNYIEGQLRDLEARGSVATADISDNAEV; translated from the coding sequence ATGGCTCTGACGCCAGAAGACGTTGTCAACAAGCGGTTCCAGCCGACGAAGTTCCGCGAGGGCTACGACCAGGACGAAGTAGACGACTTCCTCGACGAGATCGTCATCGAGCTCCGCCGCCTTAATCAGGAGAACGACGAGCTCCGCAAGAAGGTCGCCGAGCTCTCCAGCAAGGAAGGCGCGCCCCAGGCTGCCGAGAAGCCGGCAGCCCCGGAGGTTCGCGAGGAGGCCAAGCCGGCCCCCGCCAAGGTCGCCGAGGTTCCCGCGCCGACCCAGGCGGCGCCCATCGCGCCGTCCGCTGCCCCCGGTCCTCAGGCCGCGGGCGGCCGTTCAACGGCCGCCGAGTCCGCCGCCGGCCTCCTCGCCATGGCGCAGCAGATGCACGACAAGCACGTCCAGGACGGCATGGACCAGCGGGACAAGATCATCGCTGAGGCCCAGATCGAGGCAAGCGGCCTCGTCAACGACGCCCAGGAGAAGTCCCGCAAGACGCTCGGCGCCCTCGAGCAGCAGCGCTCGGTGCTCGAGCGCAAGGTTGAGCAGCTCCGCGGGTTCGAGCGTGACTACCGTTCGCGCCTCAAGAACTACATCGAGGGGCAGCTCCGCGACCTCGAGGCCCGGGGCTCCGTCGCCACGGCCGATATCTCCGACAACGCCGAGGTCTGA
- a CDS encoding YggS family pyridoxal phosphate-dependent enzyme translates to MAEHIGNGGRRAELAANLTRVRERIRAACEAAGRADEPELIVVTKFHPASDVRLLAELGVTDVGENRDQEASAKAAELADLPLTWHFIGQLQTNKAKSVVRYADVIHSIDRSSLVGALGKAAAAAGLQDLACLVQVNLDPEAAPGRGGALPAEVPALSQLIDDTPGLKIAGVMAVAPLGADPAAAFRRLMAVSAGMRARFSAATMVSAGMSQDLEAAVAAGATHLRIGTDVLGARPAVG, encoded by the coding sequence ATGGCTGAGCACATCGGAAACGGGGGACGTCGGGCCGAGCTCGCGGCGAATCTGACACGGGTCCGGGAACGCATCCGGGCCGCGTGCGAGGCCGCCGGCCGTGCTGACGAGCCTGAGCTCATCGTGGTGACCAAGTTCCATCCTGCGTCCGATGTGAGGCTGCTCGCCGAGCTTGGGGTTACCGATGTCGGTGAGAACCGCGATCAGGAAGCCTCGGCAAAGGCTGCGGAACTCGCGGACCTGCCGCTCACGTGGCACTTCATCGGACAGCTGCAGACCAACAAGGCCAAGAGCGTGGTCCGCTACGCGGACGTCATCCACTCCATCGACCGATCGTCGCTCGTCGGCGCCCTCGGCAAGGCGGCAGCCGCGGCAGGGCTTCAGGATCTTGCGTGCCTGGTCCAGGTCAACCTCGACCCCGAGGCCGCTCCCGGACGAGGGGGAGCGCTCCCCGCCGAGGTGCCCGCTCTCTCGCAGCTCATCGACGACACGCCCGGATTGAAGATCGCGGGGGTCATGGCCGTGGCACCGCTCGGCGCCGACCCGGCGGCGGCGTTCAGGCGTCTCATGGCGGTCTCGGCGGGCATGAGGGCGCGGTTCTCGGCCGCCACGATGGTTTCGGCCGGGATGAGCCAGGACCTCGAGGCGGCCGTGGCCGCCGGTGCGACACACCTGCGGATTGGCACCGATGTCCTCGGTGCGCGTCCAGCGGTGGGGTAG
- the lspA gene encoding signal peptidase II, which produces MDTTPDAPEASPGRRRRAVVLLALIAVVAYIGDQLTKLWVTSTMVEGERIPVLPPLLQWYYIRNSGAAFSIGEGVTWVFTIVMTVVSVGIVIYSRKVRSLWWGVALGLVLGGALGNLTDRLLREPSFGMGHVVDFISLPNFAIFNVADSAVVCGVVLVCLLTLMGLSPDGTRQRRESTPPDGAPQDGASTEGEHD; this is translated from the coding sequence ATGGACACTACGCCTGACGCCCCCGAGGCCAGTCCCGGGCGGCGACGACGCGCCGTCGTGCTCCTGGCCCTCATCGCGGTTGTCGCCTACATCGGCGACCAGCTGACCAAGCTGTGGGTCACGAGCACCATGGTCGAGGGAGAGCGGATCCCCGTTCTGCCGCCGCTGCTGCAGTGGTACTACATCCGTAACTCGGGCGCTGCGTTCTCCATCGGCGAGGGTGTGACCTGGGTCTTCACGATCGTCATGACCGTCGTGTCCGTGGGCATCGTCATCTACTCCCGGAAGGTTCGCTCGCTGTGGTGGGGCGTCGCGCTCGGGCTTGTGCTCGGCGGAGCCCTCGGGAACCTGACGGACCGGCTGCTCCGTGAACCTTCCTTCGGCATGGGCCACGTCGTGGACTTCATCTCCCTGCCGAATTTCGCGATCTTCAATGTCGCCGACTCCGCCGTCGTGTGCGGCGTCGTGCTCGTGTGCCTTCTCACCTTGATGGGACTCTCGCCGGATGGCACGCGCCAAAGGCGCGAGAGCACGCCGCCCGACGGCGCGCCGCAGGATGGGGCATCCACCGAAGGCGAGCATGACTGA
- a CDS encoding polyphenol oxidase family protein — translation MSDGSVEGPQAENLFWWRRDVRPGVTVAFTRSAAGNLAFHVGTDDDAVKRHRESLAAAAGVPSFQYMSQVHGRDTAWAGVDQCPTADALLSRGEPVAVMVADCVPIVIVGEFEDGSPALATVHAGRPGLAAGVVPEAVGQLRDAGARGLEAWLGPSICGSCYEVPEQMRDEVNRVVPGTAATTSWGTPSLDLPAGVRSQLEAAGVAVHRDAEACTYEHREFFSHRREPGVGRIAGVAWSHG, via the coding sequence GTGAGCGACGGCTCCGTCGAGGGTCCGCAGGCCGAGAATCTCTTCTGGTGGCGCCGGGATGTCCGTCCCGGCGTCACGGTCGCGTTCACGCGGTCCGCCGCGGGCAACCTCGCGTTCCACGTCGGGACTGATGACGACGCCGTGAAGCGCCACCGGGAGTCCCTCGCCGCCGCGGCGGGGGTGCCGTCATTCCAGTACATGAGCCAGGTGCACGGCCGTGACACGGCGTGGGCCGGCGTCGATCAGTGTCCGACCGCGGATGCGCTCCTGTCCCGTGGTGAGCCGGTCGCGGTGATGGTCGCAGACTGTGTCCCGATCGTGATCGTCGGAGAGTTCGAGGACGGCAGCCCTGCGCTGGCCACAGTGCACGCGGGCCGACCGGGGTTGGCCGCAGGAGTCGTGCCAGAGGCGGTCGGCCAGCTCAGAGATGCTGGTGCCCGAGGTCTTGAGGCGTGGCTGGGCCCCAGCATCTGCGGCAGCTGCTACGAGGTGCCCGAGCAGATGCGCGACGAGGTCAACCGCGTCGTCCCGGGAACGGCGGCCACGACGAGCTGGGGGACCCCTTCGCTCGACCTTCCGGCGGGCGTCAGGTCCCAGCTCGAGGCCGCAGGCGTCGCTGTGCACCGAGACGCCGAGGCCTGCACCTACGAGCATCGCGAGTTCTTCTCCCATCGGCGCGAGCCCGGTGTCGGCCGCATTGCGGGTGTGGCGTGGAGCCATGGCTGA
- a CDS encoding cell division protein SepF codes for MAGALRKTMIYLGLADGDEQFETETHHARTEEEQPVHTEREERRTVLATREAAPAEVEEYRAPVTPIKRAAAVRDDGGLRQITTVHPRSYNDAKVIGENFRDGIPVIMNVTDMGEADAKRLVDFSAGLVFGLHGSIERVTNKVFLLSPSNIEVLGEDKKATETQATFFNQS; via the coding sequence ATGGCTGGCGCTCTGCGCAAGACGATGATCTACCTCGGTCTGGCGGACGGCGACGAGCAGTTCGAGACCGAGACACACCACGCACGGACAGAAGAGGAACAGCCGGTGCACACAGAGCGCGAAGAACGCCGCACGGTGCTGGCCACCCGCGAGGCGGCCCCTGCCGAGGTTGAGGAGTATCGTGCTCCCGTGACACCTATCAAGCGGGCCGCCGCCGTGCGCGACGACGGCGGACTTCGCCAGATCACCACCGTGCATCCGCGCTCGTACAATGATGCAAAGGTTATCGGCGAGAACTTCCGGGATGGAATCCCTGTGATCATGAACGTCACGGATATGGGCGAGGCAGACGCGAAGCGCCTCGTGGACTTCTCCGCGGGGCTCGTGTTCGGCCTCCACGGGAGCATCGAACGCGTCACGAACAAGGTGTTCCTGCTGTCGCCGTCGAACATCGAAGTCCTCGGTGAGGACAAGAAGGCCACCGAGACCCAGGCAACCTTCTTCAACCAGAGCTGA